One Bradyrhizobium sp. CCGB12 genomic window carries:
- a CDS encoding GlsB/YeaQ/YmgE family stress response membrane protein has translation MGILAALIIGAIAGWLAGKIVHGAGFGLIGNIVVGIIGALVASWVLPQLHIQLATGTIGAIVDATIGAVIVLVILSLIKRV, from the coding sequence ATGGGAATTCTCGCAGCACTCATCATCGGTGCGATCGCAGGCTGGCTCGCGGGCAAGATTGTCCACGGGGCGGGATTTGGGCTGATCGGCAACATCGTCGTCGGCATCATCGGCGCGCTGGTTGCGAGCTGGGTGCTGCCCCAGCTGCACATCCAGCTGGCAACGGGCACGATCGGCGCCATCGTCGATGCCACGATCGGCGCGGTGATTGTGCTCGTGATCCTTTCGCTGATAAAACGGGTCTGA
- a CDS encoding VWA domain-containing protein, giving the protein MFLQFFTSLRDAQVPVTLREYLTLMEALDADLADYTVENFYYLSRASLVKDERNLDKFDRVFGTVFKGLESLLEAMDKAEIPEEWLKKLAEKYLTEEEKKQIEAMGWDKLMETLKKRLEEQKGRHQGGSKWIGTAGTSPFGAHGYNPEGVRIGQEKNRNNRAVKVWDKREFRDLDGNVELGIRNIKVALRRLRKFARTGAPDELDLDTTIRETANHGYLDVHMRPERRNAVKLLVFFDIGGSMDAHIEQVEELFSAAKSEFKHMEYFYFHNCLYEGVWKQNKRRFTDRTPTWDVLHKYPHDYKVVFVGDASMSPYEIMVPGGSVEHVNEEPGSVWLDRIIRTYPHAVWLNPVQQKHWDYSESTTIIKRIFANRMYPITIEGLEGAMKELTH; this is encoded by the coding sequence ATGTTCCTGCAATTCTTCACCTCTCTGCGCGACGCGCAGGTCCCCGTGACGCTGCGCGAATACCTCACGCTGATGGAGGCGCTCGACGCCGACCTCGCGGACTACACGGTCGAGAATTTCTACTATCTGTCGCGCGCCTCCCTCGTGAAGGACGAGCGCAACCTCGACAAGTTCGACCGCGTCTTCGGCACGGTCTTCAAGGGGCTGGAAAGCCTGCTCGAGGCCATGGACAAGGCGGAGATCCCCGAGGAGTGGCTGAAGAAGCTCGCCGAGAAGTATCTGACCGAGGAAGAGAAGAAGCAGATCGAGGCCATGGGCTGGGACAAGCTCATGGAGACCTTGAAGAAGCGCCTCGAGGAGCAGAAGGGGCGGCACCAGGGCGGCTCGAAGTGGATCGGCACCGCCGGCACCTCGCCGTTCGGCGCGCACGGCTACAATCCCGAGGGTGTCCGCATCGGCCAGGAGAAGAACCGCAACAACCGCGCCGTGAAGGTGTGGGACAAGCGCGAGTTCAGGGATCTCGACGGCAATGTCGAGCTCGGCATCCGCAACATCAAGGTGGCGCTGCGTCGCCTGCGCAAGTTCGCGCGCACCGGCGCGCCTGACGAGCTCGATCTCGACACCACCATCCGCGAGACCGCCAATCACGGCTATCTCGACGTTCACATGCGGCCCGAGCGGCGCAATGCGGTGAAGCTGCTGGTGTTCTTCGACATCGGCGGCTCGATGGACGCGCATATCGAGCAGGTCGAGGAGCTGTTCTCGGCGGCGAAGAGCGAGTTCAAGCACATGGAGTATTTCTACTTCCACAACTGCCTCTATGAGGGCGTGTGGAAGCAGAACAAGCGCCGCTTCACCGACCGCACGCCGACCTGGGACGTGCTGCACAAATACCCGCATGACTACAAGGTCGTGTTCGTCGGCGACGCCTCGATGTCGCCTTACGAGATCATGGTGCCGGGCGGCTCGGTCGAGCACGTCAACGAGGAACCCGGCTCGGTCTGGCTCGATCGCATCATCCGCACCTATCCGCATGCGGTGTGGCTCAACCCGGTGCAGCAGAAGCACTGGGACTATTCGGAATCGACCACCATCATCAAACGCATCTTTGCCAACCGGATGTACCCGATCACGATCGAAGGTCTCGAAGGGGCGATGAAGGAATTGACGCACTAG
- a CDS encoding rhodanese-like domain-containing protein translates to MPQTITRGIKALIDEANGEIETLNARDAIEISKNGDVVIVDIRDPREIERDGRIPGAFACTRGMLEFWIDPQSPYAKPIFQEDKKFVFHCAGGLRSALAAKTAQDMGLKPVAHIAGGYAAWRDAGGPTEQWEPKKKG, encoded by the coding sequence ATGCCCCAGACCATCACCCGCGGCATCAAGGCGCTGATCGACGAGGCCAATGGCGAGATCGAGACGCTCAACGCCAGGGACGCCATCGAGATCTCCAAGAACGGCGACGTCGTCATCGTCGACATCCGCGATCCCCGCGAGATCGAGCGCGACGGCCGCATTCCCGGCGCGTTCGCTTGCACGCGCGGCATGCTCGAATTCTGGATCGATCCGCAGAGCCCCTATGCGAAGCCGATCTTCCAGGAAGACAAGAAGTTCGTCTTCCACTGCGCCGGGGGCCTTCGCTCCGCACTCGCCGCCAAGACTGCGCAGGACATGGGCCTCAAGCCCGTCGCCCACATCGCCGGCGGCTACGCCGCCTGGCGCGATGCAGGCGGGCCGACGGAGCAGTGGGAGCCGAAGAAGAAGGGGTGA